Proteins encoded in a region of the Pontimicrobium sp. SW4 genome:
- a CDS encoding DUF4268 domain-containing protein gives MFSKEESRLIRQEFWTSFGKSFPRKWILYNTKIKGLFFKFYFDTKKAFITLDLEDDLENRVNCWEKLTALKSILHDDYLPDAIYEEEFYLDNGKEISRIYVPLNQKVSIHNKNTWRDTMAFFNEKMNLFEAFFEEYRDVIKS, from the coding sequence ATGTTTAGTAAAGAAGAATCCAGATTAATACGCCAAGAATTTTGGACAAGCTTTGGAAAATCATTTCCTAGAAAATGGATTTTATATAACACCAAAATAAAAGGACTCTTCTTTAAATTTTACTTCGATACCAAAAAAGCCTTTATAACTTTAGATTTAGAAGACGACCTAGAGAATCGTGTGAATTGCTGGGAAAAACTAACGGCATTAAAAAGTATTCTACATGACGATTATTTACCTGACGCCATTTACGAAGAAGAATTTTATCTAGATAACGGTAAAGAAATATCACGTATCTATGTCCCTTTAAATCAAAAAGTATCTATTCACAATAAAAATACTTGGAGAGATACCATGGCGTTTTTTAATGAGAAAATGAACTTGTTTGAAGCTTTTTTTGAGGAATATAGAGATGTGATTAAAAGTTAA